The following proteins come from a genomic window of Myxococcota bacterium:
- a CDS encoding N-acetyl sugar amidotransferase: MPETKPTATKWGLPEEVLFCKRCVMSNQRPASSPEFRKDRSAPTRVSGFGKDGVCDACRYAEFKATIDWEAREAELRELCDRHRRSDGRYDVIVPGSGGKDSIFVSHMLKSKYDMNPLTVTWAPHIYTDIGWRNMQNWIRAGFDNVLVTPNAKVHAHLTRLAFENLVNPFQPFIIGQKNVAPRAALQYDVDLIMYGENQAECHDSFDQNASPLMDPSHFTRTSTTEPLFFGGVPWAELPAEGIPHKEMGPYLPLLREDWDGRGIEVHYFSYYANWSPQASYYYAKENAGFESNPDGRSEGTYSKYASLDDRIDGQHYYTMYVKFGQGRAMNDACRDIRDGIITREEGVALCRRFDGEFPGKYFAEVLDYMGITEERYWEVIDAARSPHLWEHRDGQWVLTHPTV, encoded by the coding sequence ATGCCCGAGACGAAGCCGACGGCGACGAAGTGGGGCCTCCCGGAGGAGGTCCTCTTCTGCAAGCGCTGCGTGATGTCCAACCAGCGGCCCGCGAGCTCGCCCGAGTTCCGCAAGGACAGGTCGGCCCCGACGCGCGTGTCGGGCTTCGGCAAGGACGGCGTCTGCGACGCCTGCCGCTACGCGGAGTTCAAGGCCACGATCGACTGGGAGGCGCGCGAGGCGGAGCTGCGCGAGCTGTGCGACCGCCACCGGCGCAGCGACGGCCGCTACGACGTGATCGTTCCCGGCAGCGGCGGCAAGGACTCGATCTTCGTCAGCCACATGCTGAAGTCGAAGTACGACATGAACCCGCTCACCGTGACGTGGGCGCCGCACATCTACACCGACATCGGCTGGCGCAACATGCAGAACTGGATCCGCGCCGGCTTCGACAACGTGCTGGTCACGCCGAACGCGAAGGTGCACGCGCACCTCACGCGGCTCGCGTTCGAGAACCTCGTCAACCCGTTCCAGCCGTTCATCATCGGGCAGAAGAACGTCGCGCCGCGCGCGGCGCTCCAGTACGACGTCGACCTCATCATGTACGGCGAGAACCAGGCCGAGTGCCACGACTCGTTCGATCAGAACGCGAGCCCGCTGATGGACCCGTCGCACTTCACGCGCACGTCGACGACCGAGCCGCTCTTCTTCGGCGGCGTCCCGTGGGCCGAGCTGCCGGCCGAGGGCATCCCGCACAAGGAGATGGGCCCCTACCTCCCGCTGCTGCGCGAGGACTGGGACGGCCGCGGCATCGAGGTGCACTACTTCAGCTACTACGCGAACTGGTCGCCGCAGGCCTCGTACTACTACGCCAAGGAGAACGCGGGCTTCGAGTCGAACCCCGACGGCCGCAGCGAGGGCACGTACTCGAAGTACGCGAGCCTCGACGACCGCATCGACGGCCAGCACTACTACACGATGTACGTGAAGTTCGGGCAGGGGCGCGCGATGAACGACGCCTGCCGCGACATCCGCGACGGCATCATCACGCGCGAGGAGGGCGTCGCGCTGTGCCGGCGCTTCGACGGCGAGTTCCCGGGCAAGTACTTCGCCGAGGTGCTCGACTACATGGGCATCACGGAGGAGCGCTACTGGGAGGTGATCGACGCCGCCCGGTCGCCGCACCTCTGGGAGCATCGCGACGGCCAGTGGGTGCTCACGCATCCCACCGTGTGA
- a CDS encoding DUF4915 domain-containing protein, with product MASSKWKTWDELAETLRDKRVVFWGASNWIERMLEKLPVAPERGAIVDNNPNNHGIRYCGFDVHPPSWLEGQPRDAIYVVICTVNYASVIDELHARGFVMGEEFCCNPLLNERKAKDDLKSLARKVLVSSPEHASTATRGGGIYEVDTASGDVRKLYAGKCRGISYMGDDLLAIDMLRGLVVLDPEFRVARTIPLPPNSEPHGAHYDPSSRLVFVGQPGRDSIGVYDMASGVPVDEFFLSGKWARNKKDNHHVNDCWVGADDTLYVSMFSFSGNWLHEAYDGGILELDKRTGEIRGPVVTGLWMPHSVALFDGKLCYVDSMRGELHDNSWNVLGKFPGFMRGLDYDGRYFFVGSTEHRYPEKLKGASLNIGLDTGFVVFDPESRMSRFCPLPQTEAVHSLTLRRENGVPVGRG from the coding sequence ATGGCATCGTCGAAGTGGAAGACGTGGGACGAGCTCGCCGAGACGCTCCGCGACAAGCGGGTCGTCTTCTGGGGCGCGTCGAACTGGATCGAGCGCATGCTCGAGAAGCTGCCCGTCGCGCCCGAGCGCGGCGCGATCGTCGACAACAACCCGAACAACCACGGCATCCGCTACTGCGGCTTCGACGTCCACCCGCCGAGCTGGCTCGAGGGCCAGCCGCGCGACGCGATCTACGTCGTGATCTGCACGGTCAACTACGCGAGCGTGATCGACGAGCTGCACGCGCGCGGGTTCGTCATGGGCGAGGAGTTCTGCTGCAACCCGCTGCTCAACGAGCGCAAGGCGAAGGACGACCTCAAGTCGCTCGCCCGCAAGGTGCTCGTGAGCTCGCCCGAGCACGCGTCCACGGCGACGCGCGGCGGGGGCATCTACGAGGTCGACACGGCGAGCGGCGACGTGCGCAAGCTCTACGCCGGCAAGTGCCGCGGCATCTCCTACATGGGCGACGACCTGCTCGCGATCGACATGCTGCGCGGGCTCGTCGTGCTCGACCCGGAGTTCCGCGTCGCGCGTACGATCCCGCTGCCGCCGAACTCGGAGCCGCACGGCGCGCACTACGACCCGTCGTCCCGGCTCGTGTTCGTCGGCCAGCCCGGACGCGACTCGATCGGCGTCTACGACATGGCGAGCGGCGTGCCGGTCGACGAGTTCTTCCTCTCCGGCAAGTGGGCGCGCAACAAGAAGGACAACCACCACGTCAACGACTGCTGGGTGGGAGCCGACGACACGCTCTACGTCTCGATGTTCTCGTTCTCGGGGAACTGGCTCCACGAGGCCTACGACGGCGGCATCCTCGAGCTCGACAAGCGGACGGGCGAGATCCGCGGCCCGGTCGTGACCGGCCTCTGGATGCCGCACAGCGTGGCGCTCTTCGACGGCAAGCTCTGCTACGTCGACTCGATGCGCGGCGAGCTGCACGACAACAGCTGGAACGTGCTCGGCAAGTTCCCGGGCTTCATGCGCGGGCTCGACTACGACGGCCGCTACTTCTTCGTCGGCTCGACCGAGCACCGCTACCCGGAGAAGCTCAAGGGCGCGTCGCTCAACATCGGGCTCGACACGGGCTTCGTCGTCTTCGACCCCGAGTCGCGGATGTCGCGATTCTGCCCGCTGCCGCAGACCGAGGCCGTCCATTCGCTGACGCTGCGCCGCGAGAACGGCGTGCCCGTCGGCCGCGGATGA
- the hisH gene encoding imidazole glycerol phosphate synthase subunit HisH produces the protein MSAGPSVLVVDYALGNLESVRLALAHVGVEAATSGDAGAVADAAALVLPGVGAFGDAMRALEERGLARALHDFAASGRPLLGICLGMQLLLGESEEFGRHEGLGLVAGRVRRFPSPVLGPDGRYGPGAKVPQVGWNRIAPPDDRRDAWRGSLLDGVAPGAHVYFMHSYYAEPASRDVVLCETDYAGVRFCSGLARGNVTGLQFHPERSGEPGLAIYRAFAARVAA, from the coding sequence ATGAGCGCCGGCCCCTCCGTCCTCGTCGTCGACTACGCGCTCGGCAACCTCGAGAGCGTGCGCCTCGCGCTCGCGCACGTCGGCGTCGAGGCGGCGACGAGCGGCGATGCGGGGGCGGTCGCGGACGCGGCGGCGCTCGTGCTGCCCGGCGTCGGCGCGTTCGGCGACGCGATGCGCGCGCTCGAGGAGCGCGGCCTCGCGCGCGCGCTGCACGACTTCGCCGCGAGCGGGCGGCCGCTGCTCGGCATCTGCCTCGGCATGCAGCTCCTGCTCGGCGAGAGCGAGGAGTTCGGGCGCCACGAAGGCCTCGGCCTCGTCGCGGGTCGCGTGCGGCGCTTCCCGTCGCCCGTGCTCGGCCCTGACGGCCGCTACGGACCGGGCGCCAAGGTTCCGCAGGTCGGCTGGAACCGCATCGCGCCGCCGGACGATCGCCGCGACGCGTGGCGCGGCTCGCTGCTCGACGGCGTCGCGCCGGGCGCGCACGTGTACTTCATGCACTCGTACTACGCCGAGCCGGCGAGCCGCGACGTCGTCCTGTGCGAGACCGACTACGCGGGCGTGCGCTTCTGCTCGGGGCTCGCGCGGGGCAACGTCACCGGGCTCCAGTTCCACCCGGAGCGCAGTGGCGAGCCCGGGCTCGCGATCTATCGCGCGTTCGCCGCGCGCGTCGCGGCCTGA
- a CDS encoding amidohydrolase family protein: protein MTLAPDAAPDAGPERAIPRFVSVDDHVVEPPHVWQRWLPARFRERGPRVVESPVTSTYRDGRLAFALGGDGPPTDVWLFAGGVFPIPQVMACAGFPPEALTMDPIRFEAMRPGCHEPKARLADMDANHTEASLCFPTIPRFCGQLFHEQPDRELGLACVRAYNDWMVDEWCGDSGGRLIPLCLVPLWDPVAAAEEVRRNAARGVRAVTFSELPANLGLPSIHTGHWDPLFAACEETSTVVCMHIGSGSKMPTSSPDAPPGVTIALTFANAQTSLADWLLSGVLARFPRLRIAYSESQIGWIPFLLERVDALFHRSRAWAGLDPAITEPPSHYFRGRVYGCFFDDAFGVRARRDVGLEQITFEIDYPHQDSTWPHSADLVRTFARDLTDDELRMIVRDNALRMLGREPGA from the coding sequence GTGACGCTCGCCCCCGACGCCGCCCCCGACGCCGGCCCCGAGCGCGCGATCCCGCGCTTCGTCTCGGTCGACGACCACGTCGTCGAGCCGCCCCACGTCTGGCAGCGCTGGCTCCCCGCGCGCTTCCGCGAGCGCGGCCCGCGCGTCGTCGAGTCACCGGTGACGAGCACCTATCGCGACGGACGTCTCGCCTTCGCGCTCGGCGGCGACGGCCCGCCGACCGATGTCTGGCTCTTCGCGGGCGGCGTCTTCCCGATTCCGCAGGTGATGGCGTGCGCGGGCTTCCCGCCCGAGGCGCTCACGATGGACCCGATCCGCTTCGAGGCGATGCGCCCGGGCTGCCACGAGCCGAAGGCGCGGCTCGCCGACATGGACGCGAACCACACCGAAGCCTCGCTCTGCTTCCCGACGATTCCGCGCTTCTGCGGGCAGCTCTTCCACGAGCAGCCCGACCGCGAGCTCGGGCTCGCGTGCGTGCGCGCCTACAACGACTGGATGGTCGACGAGTGGTGCGGCGACTCGGGCGGGCGGCTGATCCCGCTGTGCCTCGTGCCGCTGTGGGACCCGGTCGCCGCCGCCGAGGAGGTGCGCCGCAACGCGGCGCGCGGCGTCCGCGCCGTCACGTTCAGCGAGCTGCCCGCGAACCTCGGCCTGCCGTCGATCCACACGGGCCACTGGGACCCGCTCTTCGCCGCGTGCGAGGAGACGTCGACCGTCGTGTGCATGCACATCGGGTCGGGCTCGAAGATGCCGACGTCGTCGCCCGACGCGCCGCCCGGCGTGACGATCGCGCTCACGTTCGCGAACGCACAGACGTCGCTCGCCGACTGGCTGCTGTCGGGCGTGCTCGCGCGCTTCCCGCGGCTGCGCATCGCGTACAGCGAGAGCCAGATCGGCTGGATCCCCTTCCTCCTCGAACGCGTCGACGCGCTCTTCCACCGCTCGCGCGCCTGGGCGGGCCTCGACCCCGCGATCACCGAGCCGCCGAGCCACTACTTCCGCGGCCGCGTCTACGGGTGCTTCTTCGACGACGCGTTCGGCGTGCGCGCGCGCCGCGACGTGGGCCTCGAGCAGATCACGTTCGAGATCGACTACCCGCACCAGGACTCGACGTGGCCGCACTCCGCCGACCTCGTGCGCACCTTCGCGCGCGACCTCACGGACGACGAGCTGCGGATGATCGTGCGCGACAACGCGCTGCGGATGCTCGGGCGCGAGCCGGGCGCGTGA
- a CDS encoding class I SAM-dependent methyltransferase, which produces MQPLAAEGPNAQQITYWNEVSGAKWVALHEVIDAQIEPLGTAAMDRAAPAPGERVLDVGCGCGQTSLELARRVGPSGAVEGVDISAPMLARARERARDAGLANARFHQADAQTARFGGDAEGALPAGFDLVFSRFGVMFFADPQAAFANLLGALRPGGRIAWATWQALADNPWMRVPMAAAAAHLPKADPPPPDAPGPFALADAARVERLLRAAGFEDVAHESVVRELRVGGGGTLDEAVSFLVQMGPMGAALRDATDAVRAAATADVRVALAPYYDGTAVRLPAACWVVTARRPATAR; this is translated from the coding sequence ATGCAACCGCTCGCCGCCGAAGGCCCGAACGCGCAGCAGATCACCTACTGGAACGAGGTGTCGGGCGCGAAGTGGGTCGCCCTGCACGAGGTGATCGACGCGCAGATCGAGCCGCTCGGAACGGCGGCCATGGATCGCGCGGCGCCCGCGCCCGGCGAGCGCGTGCTCGACGTCGGCTGCGGGTGCGGCCAGACGAGCCTCGAGCTCGCGCGGCGCGTCGGGCCGTCGGGCGCGGTGGAGGGCGTCGACATCTCCGCGCCGATGCTCGCGCGCGCCCGCGAGCGCGCGCGCGACGCCGGGCTCGCGAACGCGCGCTTCCACCAGGCCGACGCGCAGACGGCGCGCTTCGGCGGCGACGCCGAGGGCGCGCTCCCGGCCGGCTTCGACCTCGTCTTCTCGCGCTTCGGCGTGATGTTCTTCGCCGATCCGCAGGCCGCGTTCGCGAACCTGCTGGGCGCGCTGCGTCCGGGCGGCCGCATCGCGTGGGCGACGTGGCAGGCGCTCGCCGACAACCCGTGGATGCGCGTGCCGATGGCCGCGGCGGCGGCGCACCTGCCGAAGGCCGACCCTCCGCCGCCCGACGCGCCCGGCCCGTTCGCGCTCGCCGACGCGGCGCGCGTCGAACGGCTGCTCCGCGCCGCGGGCTTCGAAGACGTCGCGCACGAGTCGGTCGTGCGCGAGCTGCGCGTGGGCGGCGGCGGCACGCTCGACGAGGCCGTCTCGTTCCTCGTGCAGATGGGGCCGATGGGCGCCGCGCTGCGCGACGCGACCGATGCGGTGCGCGCCGCGGCGACGGCGGACGTGCGCGTCGCGTTGGCTCCGTACTACGACGGCACGGCCGTCCGGCTGCCGGCGGCGTGCTGGGTCGTGACGGCGCGGCGGCCCGCGACCGCTCGCTAG
- a CDS encoding tetratricopeptide repeat protein — MATARRVDREARSALAVLALVAVAFAAYAPAYAYDFAKWDGYVWDDDDHYLHDPLIAAPDGWWRIWLDPRPGLVGTQGGAAVWNYWPLTRGSLWLDRHLFGELAPGRPNLFATHVANVALHALNAVLVFLVLRGLGVPGALLAGFVFAVHPVTVESVAWITERKNLLSTACFLLAVDAWRRLAAGGRARWYVATAAFHLLALMAKTSTVVLPVVLGLLHFGARRRFDARTCARLAPLFAMSLVAGVTSIVFERDFIDAGGAVTASLAERVAIAIRIPWFYLAKVVAPVGLAFNYPRWRIDGLGALEIALGAATVGLACGAFALRDRHPLARPVAVGLGAFLAGLFPVLGVFDLYGMRYANVADHWQYLPCIAPIALIAAGVARASERLPRGGRAARVAIGAAAVAALGSLTFVQSGAYRDAATLWRHTIEQQPRSAIAHNNLATHLREAGRPDEAETHYLRAIEADPRFVEPYVNLGNLIDARTGDRRRAAPWWRRALERDAAQPVALYNLAMTAIDAQDLATAESLLVRALDAQPTFAPALDLLGQLYRHQHRERALAARVERARAVVAAREAGGRGIAARIWLAMGAALLAVAVVAARERRAAARAA; from the coding sequence ATGGCCACGGCACGGCGAGTCGATCGCGAGGCGCGCAGCGCGCTGGCCGTGCTCGCGCTGGTCGCCGTCGCGTTCGCCGCCTACGCGCCCGCCTACGCCTACGACTTCGCGAAGTGGGACGGGTACGTCTGGGACGACGACGACCACTACCTGCACGACCCCCTGATCGCCGCGCCCGACGGCTGGTGGCGCATCTGGCTCGATCCGCGGCCCGGGCTCGTCGGGACGCAGGGCGGGGCGGCGGTCTGGAACTACTGGCCGCTCACGCGCGGCTCGCTGTGGCTCGACCGCCACCTGTTCGGCGAGCTCGCGCCGGGGCGCCCGAACCTGTTCGCGACGCACGTCGCGAACGTCGCGCTGCACGCGCTGAACGCGGTGCTCGTGTTCCTCGTGCTCCGCGGGCTCGGCGTGCCGGGCGCGCTGCTCGCGGGCTTCGTGTTCGCGGTGCATCCGGTCACCGTCGAGAGCGTCGCGTGGATCACCGAGCGCAAGAACCTGCTGTCGACGGCCTGCTTCCTGCTCGCGGTCGACGCGTGGCGGCGCCTCGCGGCGGGAGGCCGCGCGCGCTGGTACGTCGCGACCGCGGCGTTCCATCTGCTCGCGCTGATGGCGAAGACGTCGACCGTCGTGCTGCCGGTCGTGCTCGGGCTGCTCCACTTTGGCGCGCGCCGTCGCTTCGACGCGCGCACGTGCGCGCGCCTCGCGCCGCTCTTCGCGATGTCGCTCGTCGCCGGCGTCACGAGCATCGTGTTCGAGCGGGACTTCATCGACGCGGGAGGCGCGGTGACGGCGAGCCTCGCGGAGCGCGTCGCGATCGCGATCCGGATCCCGTGGTTCTATCTCGCGAAGGTCGTCGCACCGGTGGGTCTCGCCTTCAACTATCCGCGCTGGCGCATCGACGGGCTCGGCGCGCTCGAGATCGCGCTCGGCGCGGCGACGGTCGGGCTCGCGTGCGGGGCCTTCGCGCTGCGCGACCGCCACCCGCTCGCGCGTCCCGTCGCCGTCGGGCTCGGCGCCTTCCTCGCCGGCCTCTTCCCGGTGCTCGGCGTCTTCGACCTCTACGGCATGCGCTACGCGAACGTCGCGGACCACTGGCAGTACCTGCCGTGCATCGCGCCGATCGCGCTGATCGCGGCCGGCGTCGCGCGCGCGAGCGAGCGCCTCCCGCGCGGCGGTCGCGCGGCGCGCGTCGCGATCGGCGCCGCCGCGGTCGCGGCGCTCGGCTCGCTCACCTTCGTGCAGAGCGGCGCCTACCGCGACGCCGCGACGCTCTGGCGGCACACGATCGAGCAGCAGCCGCGATCGGCGATCGCGCACAACAACCTCGCGACGCACCTGCGCGAGGCGGGGCGCCCGGACGAGGCCGAGACGCACTACCTGCGCGCGATCGAGGCGGACCCGCGCTTCGTCGAGCCGTACGTCAACCTCGGGAACCTGATCGACGCGCGCACGGGCGACCGCCGGCGGGCCGCGCCGTGGTGGCGGCGCGCCCTCGAGCGCGACGCCGCGCAGCCCGTCGCGCTCTACAACCTCGCGATGACGGCGATCGACGCGCAGGACCTCGCGACCGCCGAGTCGCTGCTCGTGCGCGCGCTCGATGCGCAGCCGACGTTCGCCCCCGCGCTCGACCTGCTCGGGCAGCTCTACCGCCACCAGCACCGCGAGCGCGCGCTCGCGGCGCGCGTCGAGCGCGCCCGCGCCGTCGTCGCGGCGCGGGAGGCCGGCGGGCGCGGCATCGCCGCGCGCATCTGGCTCGCGATGGGAGCTGCGCTCCTGGCGGTCGCCGTCGTCGCGGCGCGCGAGCGGCGCGCCGCGGCGCGCGCGGCCTAA
- a CDS encoding imidazole glycerol phosphate synthase cyclase subunit has translation MSVRVIARLDVKGRNLVKGIHLEGLRALGLPGEFARHYYEQGIDELVYMDAVASLYGRNSLLDIVKATAREIFVPLCVGGGLRSLDDIRDVLRAGADKVALNTQAIAEPELVRAAAQRFGSSTIVVSIQAKQRRDGSYECFTDSGREATGREVLGWAKEAESLGAGELLVTAIDREGTGSGYDLALVRALAESLSIPVIASGGAGAPSDVVDAVVDGRADAVCVAGLLHYGALRDRADLSPPEGTGTGHAAELQRRSGIEGSSVGAVKEALAARGIEVRR, from the coding sequence ATGTCGGTGAGAGTCATCGCGCGCCTCGACGTGAAGGGGCGCAACCTCGTGAAGGGCATCCATCTCGAGGGTCTGCGCGCGCTCGGGCTGCCGGGCGAGTTCGCGCGCCACTACTACGAGCAGGGCATCGACGAGCTCGTGTACATGGACGCGGTCGCGTCGCTCTACGGCCGCAACAGCCTGCTCGACATCGTGAAGGCGACGGCGCGCGAGATCTTCGTGCCGCTCTGCGTCGGCGGCGGCCTGCGCTCGCTCGACGACATCCGCGACGTGCTGCGCGCCGGCGCCGACAAGGTGGCGCTCAACACGCAGGCGATCGCGGAGCCCGAGCTCGTGCGCGCGGCCGCGCAGCGCTTCGGCTCGTCGACGATCGTGGTGTCGATCCAGGCGAAGCAGCGGCGCGACGGCAGCTACGAGTGCTTCACCGACAGCGGCCGCGAGGCGACCGGCCGCGAGGTGCTCGGCTGGGCGAAGGAGGCGGAGTCGCTCGGCGCGGGCGAGCTGCTCGTGACCGCGATCGACCGCGAGGGCACCGGGAGCGGCTACGACCTCGCGCTCGTGCGCGCGCTGGCCGAGTCGCTGTCGATCCCCGTGATCGCGAGCGGCGGCGCGGGCGCGCCGAGCGACGTCGTCGACGCGGTCGTCGACGGTCGCGCCGACGCCGTGTGCGTCGCCGGCCTCCTCCACTACGGCGCGCTGCGCGACCGCGCCGACCTCTCGCCGCCCGAGGGCACGGGGACGGGACACGCGGCCGAGCTGCAGCGGCGCTCGGGCATCGAGGGGAGCTCGGTCGGCGCCGTCAAGGAGGCGCTCGCGGCGCGCGGCATCGAGGTACGACGTTAG